From Acinetobacter suaedae, one genomic window encodes:
- a CDS encoding START domain-containing protein, giving the protein MKKKHIVLAALLSTASLVASAATAPKLSLHRNDIKVWTYQTENNPIIQYKAETTFNVPLERAVAVVLDVERTPQWVPYVGKAQLLSRDDQKGEFILYMVLDFPFPLKDRDVVIKGKMNKNADGSISIKNQAIKHDYPEQPDIIRLSRYEGDWTFQKVADNKVRVSTRGYADPAGAIPLSFVNMFVQQQPYQMLMKMKREVQNPLYKQPALPDSLK; this is encoded by the coding sequence ATGAAAAAAAAACATATCGTTCTTGCTGCGTTACTCAGTACAGCGAGTTTAGTTGCCAGTGCTGCAACAGCACCTAAACTTAGCCTGCACCGTAATGATATTAAGGTTTGGACCTATCAAACAGAAAACAATCCGATTATTCAATATAAGGCAGAAACGACCTTTAATGTGCCCTTAGAGCGTGCCGTGGCAGTGGTACTAGATGTCGAACGCACCCCGCAATGGGTACCTTATGTAGGCAAAGCGCAATTGTTATCACGAGATGATCAAAAAGGTGAGTTCATCTTATATATGGTTTTGGATTTTCCATTTCCGCTAAAAGATCGTGATGTGGTGATTAAAGGAAAAATGAATAAGAATGCGGATGGTAGTATTAGTATCAAAAATCAGGCAATTAAGCATGACTATCCAGAGCAACCCGATATTATTCGTTTGAGTCGTTATGAAGGGGATTGGACTTTTCAGAAAGTGGCTGACAACAAAGTGAGAGTTTCAACCCGTGGCTATGCTGATCCAGCAGGCGCAATTCCATTAAGTTTTGTGAATATGTTTGTTCAACAGCAGCCTTATCAGATGTTGATGAAGATGAAAAGAGAAGTACAAAATCCTTTATATAAGCAACCAGCTTTGCCTGATTCACTAAAATAA
- the ahr gene encoding NADPH-dependent aldehyde reductase Ahr: MSNNQIRAYAAMQAGEQLVPYQFDAGELQAHQVEVKVEYCGLCHSDLSVINNDWRSSTYPVIAGHEIIGTITALGTEAKGLKLGQRVGIGWTAESCQACDPCIGGNQVLCTGKNVATIVGHAGGFAEKVRAGWQWVIPLPDDLAPESAGPLLCGGITVFDPLLKHKIQATHHVGVIGIGGLGHIAIKLLKAWGCEITAFSSNPEKTEELKAMGADHVVNSRDAQAIKAQRGKFDLLLSTVNVTLNWQAYLSTLAPHGSLHFLGLTLEPVPVSVGALIDGAKSVTGSPTGSPLALRQLLKFAARKNIAPQIELYPMSQLNEAIERLHSGQARYRIVLKADFD, encoded by the coding sequence ATGAGCAATAATCAAATTCGCGCTTATGCAGCGATGCAAGCAGGTGAACAGCTGGTTCCTTACCAATTTGATGCAGGTGAATTACAAGCCCATCAGGTGGAAGTCAAAGTTGAATACTGTGGTTTATGTCATTCTGATCTATCAGTCATCAACAATGATTGGCGTTCTTCAACCTACCCTGTCATTGCTGGTCACGAAATCATTGGCACAATCACGGCGCTCGGCACGGAAGCAAAGGGGCTCAAACTGGGTCAACGTGTTGGTATCGGTTGGACAGCTGAAAGTTGCCAAGCATGTGATCCGTGTATTGGAGGCAATCAGGTGCTCTGTACAGGTAAAAACGTGGCAACCATCGTGGGTCATGCGGGGGGCTTTGCAGAAAAAGTACGGGCTGGTTGGCAATGGGTTATTCCTCTACCCGATGATTTAGCGCCTGAAAGTGCGGGTCCACTCCTTTGTGGTGGGATTACCGTGTTTGATCCATTACTTAAACATAAAATCCAAGCCACACATCATGTCGGTGTGATCGGTATTGGTGGCTTAGGTCATATCGCAATTAAACTGCTCAAAGCTTGGGGTTGTGAAATCACCGCGTTTAGTTCTAATCCAGAAAAAACGGAAGAACTTAAAGCGATGGGCGCAGATCATGTCGTGAATAGTCGTGATGCTCAAGCGATTAAAGCACAACGTGGTAAGTTTGATTTATTATTAAGTACGGTGAATGTCACACTGAATTGGCAAGCCTATTTGAGTACCCTTGCACCCCATGGCAGTCTCCATTTCTTAGGTCTTACTTTAGAGCCGGTTCCTGTTTCAGTTGGTGCGCTCATTGATGGTGCCAAATCTGTCACAGGCTCTCCAACAGGTTCTCCTTTGGCATTACGTCAGCTTTTAAAGTTTGCTGCACGTAAAAATATTGCACCACAAATTGAACTATATCCTATGTCACAACTTAATGAAGCCATTGAGCGACTTCATTCTGGTCAAGCTCGTTATCGAATTGTTCTCAAAGCTGACTTTGATTAG
- a CDS encoding aminotransferase-like domain-containing protein, with amino-acid sequence MTFQYQRLAEQLAHKIYHHELQPQQKLSSLREFARQQEISLSTAQQCYELLEAKGLIYVKAKSGYFVSSRQYQSPAPDSPQFESMPRQVSNLDLQNQIQTASIQSHLTPLGAIQLSPHLIPVDGLRRSLQRALKHCQPEDFLYCNKQGHHVLRQALADHWREDGIYIAAEDIFITNGCLPAISLLIQQMSKEGDSILIPTPTFNGQLQMLASLKRKIIEIPADHQGVDLERLEHFMQQGSAKLCLLTANYQNPLGYCLSNQQKQRIAELAQQYQCFIIEDDIYAECSFQKERPLPIRYWDQQGYVVWCASVSKSLSSAYRVGWFCLGQQLEFLRPQLLANNVGVNTPLQLGLADFIYSRGYREHLDQLRPKLMQQVEQYRACILETFQGIPIALSQSQGGYALWMQLPDMITGLDLYYLAQAKGINIVPGEVFGEDQRYRHFIRLNAGHAFTQEIRQAIQQLADWVKQSLDSPSA; translated from the coding sequence ATGACTTTTCAATATCAGCGTCTCGCCGAACAGTTGGCACATAAGATTTATCACCATGAGCTGCAACCACAGCAGAAGCTCAGCTCTTTACGTGAGTTTGCACGTCAGCAAGAGATCAGTTTGAGTACGGCACAACAATGCTATGAGTTGTTGGAAGCAAAAGGGCTGATTTATGTCAAAGCCAAGTCAGGTTATTTTGTCAGCTCTAGACAGTATCAAAGTCCTGCGCCTGACAGTCCTCAGTTTGAATCGATGCCACGACAAGTTTCCAATTTGGATCTACAAAATCAGATTCAAACAGCCTCCATTCAAAGCCATTTGACACCACTCGGGGCAATACAACTTTCACCTCATCTCATTCCTGTTGACGGGTTGCGCCGTTCTTTGCAACGGGCGTTAAAGCATTGCCAGCCTGAAGATTTTTTGTATTGCAATAAACAAGGGCATCACGTGTTGAGACAGGCGCTTGCGGATCATTGGCGTGAGGATGGGATTTATATTGCGGCAGAGGATATTTTTATTACTAATGGCTGTTTGCCTGCGATTTCTTTACTGATTCAGCAAATGAGTAAAGAGGGCGATAGTATTCTGATTCCGACCCCGACCTTTAATGGTCAGCTACAAATGCTGGCCAGTTTAAAACGTAAAATTATTGAAATCCCTGCGGACCATCAGGGAGTAGATCTAGAACGCTTAGAGCATTTTATGCAGCAAGGCAGTGCCAAACTGTGTTTATTGACGGCAAACTATCAAAATCCGTTAGGATATTGTCTCAGTAACCAGCAGAAACAACGGATTGCTGAACTGGCGCAGCAGTATCAATGTTTCATTATTGAAGATGATATTTATGCGGAGTGTAGTTTCCAGAAGGAACGCCCATTACCGATTCGTTATTGGGATCAACAGGGCTATGTGGTCTGGTGTGCATCAGTTTCAAAGTCATTATCCAGTGCTTATCGAGTCGGTTGGTTCTGTTTGGGGCAACAACTTGAATTCTTACGCCCCCAATTATTGGCAAATAACGTTGGTGTGAATACGCCTTTACAGCTTGGTTTGGCTGATTTTATCTATAGTCGTGGTTATAGAGAACATTTAGATCAATTAAGACCCAAGCTCATGCAGCAGGTGGAACAGTATCGTGCGTGTATTTTAGAAACTTTTCAGGGGATTCCGATTGCATTAAGTCAATCACAAGGAGGCTATGCTTTATGGATGCAGCTGCCTGACATGATTACAGGGCTTGATCTATATTATCTCGCACAAGCTAAAGGTATCAATATTGTACCAGGTGAAGTATTTGGTGAAGATCAGCGCTATCGGCATTTTATCCGTTTAAATGCGGGGCATGCTTTTACACAAGAAATCCGCCAAGCGATTCAGCAATTGGCGGATTGGGTAAAACAAAGCTTAGACTCGCCTTCAGCCTAA
- the mutY gene encoding A/G-specific adenine glycosylase has translation MSDFSFSDALLAWYDQHGRHDLPWQIADDPYKVWVSEIMLQQTQVKTVLQYFDRFIERFPTVQDLGQASWDDVAPYWAGLGYYARARNLHKAAGIVSQQGKFPETLEQWIELPGIGRSTAGALMSLGLRQYGVIMDGNVKRVLARFFAIEDDLSKPQHERALWQIAEDLCPQQRNHDYTQAIMDLGATVCTPKKPLCLYCPMQQHCLAYQQGLEQELPFKKAKKPVPIKTAHVLLIQSGDQWLWQQREAQGLWGGLYCLPIIEQATELQQIEQHFKLQAQVSSLQISHSFTHFTWLLDGKVFHVEHDQKEQLSIELNGHWLSPDQATAKGIPTAMKKMIKAADA, from the coding sequence ATGTCTGATTTTTCATTTTCTGATGCACTGCTCGCTTGGTACGACCAACATGGTCGTCATGATCTACCTTGGCAAATTGCGGATGATCCTTATAAAGTCTGGGTATCAGAAATCATGTTGCAGCAGACACAAGTCAAAACGGTATTGCAATATTTTGATCGTTTTATCGAACGCTTTCCTACCGTACAAGACTTAGGACAAGCCAGTTGGGATGACGTTGCACCTTATTGGGCAGGACTTGGGTATTACGCAAGAGCAAGAAACTTACATAAAGCAGCAGGTATCGTCAGTCAGCAAGGCAAATTCCCTGAAACATTAGAACAATGGATTGAACTTCCAGGGATTGGACGCTCCACAGCAGGCGCGCTGATGTCACTCGGTTTACGCCAATATGGCGTCATTATGGATGGCAATGTGAAACGTGTTTTAGCACGTTTCTTTGCGATTGAAGATGATCTATCTAAACCACAACATGAACGTGCTTTATGGCAAATTGCAGAGGATCTATGCCCTCAACAACGCAATCATGACTACACACAAGCCATCATGGATTTAGGTGCGACCGTTTGCACACCAAAAAAACCATTATGTTTATATTGTCCAATGCAACAACACTGTCTAGCCTATCAACAAGGATTAGAACAGGAGCTTCCATTTAAAAAGGCTAAAAAGCCTGTCCCGATTAAAACAGCCCATGTTTTGCTCATACAATCAGGCGATCAATGGCTATGGCAGCAAAGAGAAGCACAGGGTTTGTGGGGAGGACTATACTGCCTACCCATTATTGAGCAAGCAACCGAATTACAACAGATTGAGCAACACTTTAAACTACAAGCTCAAGTATCATCATTGCAGATTAGCCATAGCTTTACCCACTTTACATGGTTGCTAGATGGAAAAGTGTTCCACGTGGAACATGACCAAAAAGAACAACTCAGTATTGAGTTGAATGGACACTGGCTTAGCCCAGATCAAGCCACAGCCAAAGGGATCCCCACTGCAATGAAGAAAATGATCAAGGCAGCAGATGCCTAA
- a CDS encoding MFS transporter, which yields MNRHVHFTLLALAIGAFAIGTTEFSPMGLLPNIANDLGVSIPSAGLLITGYALGVMIGAPIMTLWFGGYARRNALILLMAIFTIGNLIAAFAPSYMSLMGARLITSLNHGAFFGIGSVVAASVVPANKQASAVASMFMGLTIANIGGVPLATWVGQNIGWRMSFLAISALGLITMLALWKALPVGSVGQKPNIKMELKVLTRLPVILALLTTVFGASAMFTLYTYIAPSLVEFTHASPSFITMMLVLIGIGFSLGNHFGGKFADVSMNKTLIGFLGLLIGLMVIFPILAQTQLGAAIGLVLWGAAAFAIVPPLQMRVMSVAREASGLASSVNIGAFNLGNAIGAAAGGAVLSLGLNYAAVSMIGALLAAIGLVLVFIQIKLTTKPNTQYQQCSQT from the coding sequence ATGAACCGTCACGTTCATTTTACTTTACTCGCGCTAGCGATTGGTGCATTTGCAATAGGTACAACCGAATTCTCCCCTATGGGACTATTGCCTAATATTGCCAACGATCTAGGGGTATCCATCCCCAGTGCAGGTCTACTCATCACAGGTTATGCATTAGGTGTCATGATAGGCGCTCCAATCATGACACTCTGGTTTGGTGGCTATGCGCGCCGCAATGCACTCATTCTGTTGATGGCGATTTTTACCATTGGAAATCTTATAGCAGCCTTTGCACCCAGCTATATGAGTTTAATGGGGGCGCGGTTGATTACCAGCTTGAACCACGGTGCATTTTTTGGAATTGGATCAGTGGTTGCCGCAAGTGTCGTTCCTGCAAATAAACAAGCCAGTGCGGTTGCAAGCATGTTTATGGGGCTGACCATTGCAAATATCGGCGGTGTACCACTTGCCACATGGGTAGGACAAAATATTGGTTGGCGCATGTCATTTCTTGCGATTTCAGCACTCGGTCTGATTACCATGCTGGCACTATGGAAAGCCTTACCTGTCGGTTCCGTGGGGCAAAAGCCCAATATAAAAATGGAACTGAAAGTCCTCACTCGCTTACCTGTGATTTTAGCATTACTCACCACTGTATTCGGGGCTTCAGCAATGTTCACCCTCTACACTTACATTGCCCCGAGCTTGGTCGAATTTACCCATGCGTCACCGAGCTTTATCACGATGATGTTGGTCTTGATTGGAATTGGCTTCTCTCTTGGCAATCATTTCGGAGGAAAGTTTGCAGATGTATCGATGAATAAAACGCTGATCGGATTCTTAGGATTGCTGATTGGCTTAATGGTAATTTTCCCAATCTTGGCTCAAACACAGTTAGGGGCAGCGATAGGTTTGGTACTTTGGGGGGCAGCAGCTTTTGCCATCGTACCACCACTGCAAATGCGTGTGATGTCTGTTGCACGAGAGGCTTCTGGACTCGCTTCTTCAGTCAATATCGGCGCATTTAACTTGGGCAACGCCATCGGTGCAGCAGCAGGAGGTGCAGTCTTAAGTTTGGGTTTAAATTATGCCGCAGTTTCAATGATTGGAGCATTACTGGCTGCGATTGGATTAGTTCTAGTTTTCATCCAAATAAAGTTAACCACTAAACCCAATACGCAATATCAACAGTGTTCTCAAACTTAA
- a CDS encoding M23 family metallopeptidase produces MHHSIRYALLGVLTILLSACASTPQKPTPLPNTQVNKLQNMRLDSRLPIPVKGVSRSELSDTWGAARSQGRRHEGIDIMAARGTKVYSATDGLVADLRNNNLGGKVVWIMGPSGSWHYYAHLDRHKRGLNVGDYVRKGEHIGYVGNTGNARHTAPHLHYGIYLNGKGRGAVNPFPYLR; encoded by the coding sequence ATGCATCATTCAATCCGCTATGCCCTTCTCGGTGTATTGACGATCTTACTCTCAGCATGTGCCAGCACACCTCAAAAACCAACACCACTACCAAATACCCAAGTCAACAAACTACAAAATATGCGCCTCGATAGCCGATTACCAATACCGGTCAAAGGTGTCAGTCGAAGTGAGTTGAGCGACACGTGGGGAGCTGCTCGTAGCCAAGGTCGTCGTCACGAAGGAATTGACATCATGGCAGCACGAGGAACGAAAGTGTATAGTGCAACTGACGGGCTCGTCGCAGACTTACGCAACAACAATCTGGGTGGAAAAGTGGTTTGGATTATGGGGCCATCAGGATCATGGCATTACTATGCACATCTAGATCGTCATAAACGTGGACTCAATGTCGGTGATTATGTTCGCAAAGGCGAGCACATTGGATATGTGGGAAATACAGGCAATGCACGCCATACAGCTCCACATCTACACTATGGTATTTATTTAAATGGCAAAGGGCGTGGCGCAGTCAATCCATTCCCTTATTTACGTTAG
- a CDS encoding YcgN family cysteine cluster protein codes for MSTELRPNFWKQYSLDQLNQAEWEALCDGCGLCCLIKLEDEDTAEVAYTKVACKLLDCKTAQCSDYVNRQQQVPDCIQLTLEQLQNISWLPSSCAYRRLSEGKNLPSWHYLMTGSRKSVINAKKSVAGRCISETEVDEEQIEEYIVRWVR; via the coding sequence ATGTCCACAGAACTGCGTCCTAATTTTTGGAAACAATATTCGCTTGATCAACTGAACCAAGCGGAATGGGAAGCTTTGTGCGATGGCTGTGGATTGTGCTGCCTAATTAAGCTGGAAGATGAAGACACAGCTGAGGTGGCATACACCAAGGTGGCATGTAAGTTATTGGATTGTAAAACAGCTCAATGTTCAGATTATGTTAATCGGCAACAACAAGTTCCTGATTGTATCCAACTCACTTTGGAACAATTACAGAATATTTCATGGTTGCCATCAAGTTGTGCCTATCGTCGTTTGAGTGAGGGTAAAAACTTACCGTCATGGCATTATTTGATGACAGGTTCGCGCAAAAGTGTGATCAATGCGAAAAAATCAGTTGCAGGTCGCTGTATTTCAGAAACTGAAGTCGATGAAGAACAAATCGAAGAATATATTGTGCGCTGGGTTCGTTAG
- a CDS encoding DUF1328 domain-containing protein, protein MFRWAIIFAVIALIASLLGFGGVAGLSKDFAVILLIIAAILAIVGFLSRGKV, encoded by the coding sequence ATGTTCCGTTGGGCGATTATTTTTGCTGTAATTGCATTGATTGCAAGTTTATTAGGCTTTGGTGGTGTTGCTGGCCTTTCCAAAGACTTTGCTGTCATTTTGCTGATTATTGCAGCAATTCTAGCTATAGTCGGTTTTTTATCTCGCGGTAAAGTCTAA
- a CDS encoding DNA-3-methyladenine glycosylase I, with amino-acid sequence MTIQRCGWCSNDPLYIAYHDEEWGKAEHDEARLFEMLCLEGQQAGLSWITVLKKRECYRTHFFQYPVAHIAALTDDQLENKLNDSGLIRHIGKLKAIRDNAIAWQKLKDEVQDVSAWFWNFVNHQAPNNDVMHYREAPAQTEISQILSKTLKKRGFKFVGPTTCYAFMQAVGMVNDHENHCHFK; translated from the coding sequence ATGACGATTCAACGCTGTGGTTGGTGCTCTAACGACCCTTTGTATATAGCTTACCATGATGAAGAATGGGGCAAGGCTGAACATGATGAAGCACGTCTATTTGAAATGCTCTGTCTCGAAGGCCAACAAGCTGGCTTATCATGGATTACTGTTCTAAAAAAACGTGAATGTTATCGTACCCATTTTTTTCAATATCCAGTTGCACACATCGCAGCACTCACCGATGATCAACTGGAAAATAAACTCAATGATTCAGGGTTAATCCGTCATATCGGTAAACTCAAAGCCATTCGAGACAATGCGATCGCATGGCAAAAACTCAAAGATGAAGTTCAAGATGTCTCGGCTTGGTTTTGGAACTTCGTCAATCATCAAGCACCAAACAACGATGTGATGCATTATCGTGAAGCACCTGCTCAAACAGAAATCAGTCAAATACTTTCCAAAACATTAAAAAAACGTGGTTTCAAATTTGTTGGGCCAACCACCTGCTATGCCTTCATGCAAGCGGTAGGTATGGTCAATGACCATGAAAACCATTGTCATTTTAAATAA
- a CDS encoding LysR family transcriptional regulator, whose translation MKSSIEELLAFITIVDTGSFVAAAERLGQTASGLSRSLSRLESKLDVTLLERTTRKLKLTQEGQQFLNHARKILNDLNAAEEALLRSDQDTSGIIRVDSAVPFILHVIAPLMQLFHQRYPNIEIELNSNDQVIDLLEHKTDVAFRFGELHDSSLHAKLVCQSRLYIVASPAYLAQRGTPQHPQQLAMHDVISFTRPLYINKWPIKIDGEYFVAQSCIKASSGETVRQLCLRGLGIARLSEFEIWKDLEEGRLVALFEDQIEHSYQRIHAVYYQQEHLPKRVRLFIEFLTEQLEQGFSVCR comes from the coding sequence ATGAAATCAAGTATTGAAGAACTACTGGCTTTTATTACCATTGTCGATACAGGTTCTTTTGTTGCTGCAGCAGAGCGGTTAGGACAAACTGCATCCGGACTCAGTCGTTCGCTCAGCCGTTTAGAATCAAAATTAGATGTTACTTTACTCGAGCGTACGACGCGGAAATTAAAATTAACGCAGGAAGGCCAACAGTTTTTAAATCACGCGCGTAAAATTCTCAATGATCTCAACGCAGCCGAAGAAGCCTTACTTCGATCTGATCAGGATACGTCTGGCATCATTCGAGTAGACTCAGCCGTACCCTTTATCTTGCATGTGATTGCACCGTTAATGCAGTTATTTCATCAACGCTACCCAAATATCGAGATTGAGTTAAATAGTAATGATCAGGTGATTGATTTACTTGAACATAAAACCGATGTCGCGTTTCGTTTCGGTGAGTTGCATGATTCAAGTTTGCATGCCAAATTGGTGTGTCAAAGCCGTTTATATATCGTTGCTAGCCCTGCATACCTTGCTCAGCGTGGTACGCCACAACATCCGCAACAACTGGCGATGCATGATGTGATTAGTTTTACTCGTCCACTTTATATCAATAAATGGCCGATAAAAATCGATGGTGAATACTTTGTGGCGCAATCGTGTATTAAAGCGTCGAGTGGAGAAACAGTACGACAATTATGTTTACGTGGTTTAGGCATCGCCCGATTATCTGAGTTTGAAATCTGGAAAGATTTAGAAGAGGGTCGTTTGGTGGCTTTGTTTGAAGATCAAATCGAACATTCTTATCAACGCATCCATGCGGTTTATTATCAACAAGAACATTTACCCAAACGAGTCCGCCTATTTATCGAATTTTTGACTGAGCAACTTGAACAAGGTTTCTCGGTATGTCGTTAG
- a CDS encoding dienelactone hydrolase family protein encodes MSSQIITREIEYTAPDGQRLIGYFAAPTIDQPIAGVIVAPEWWGRNEYTEQRARELAEHGFAALAIDMYGDKKVTTAVPQASEWMNQTFEQPDTIVNRAKAGLATLAAQPEVNAEKLAAIGFCYGGKVVLDLARSGADIKAVATFHAVLATSTPAQKDQIKAEILVLHGELDSMVTLDDVASFRQEMHDAEVSHEVIIFEDAKHGFSNPLADERAKANNVDLGYNAEAERQGLEAMYELLDKHLK; translated from the coding sequence ATGAGCTCTCAAATTATAACTCGTGAAATTGAATATACCGCTCCAGATGGTCAACGCTTAATTGGTTATTTCGCAGCGCCAACAATTGATCAACCTATTGCGGGTGTCATTGTTGCACCTGAATGGTGGGGTCGTAACGAATATACTGAACAACGCGCACGTGAGCTTGCAGAACATGGCTTTGCTGCCTTAGCAATCGATATGTATGGTGATAAAAAAGTCACCACTGCTGTACCGCAAGCCTCAGAATGGATGAATCAGACCTTTGAACAACCAGATACGATTGTCAATCGCGCAAAAGCGGGGTTAGCAACATTAGCAGCTCAACCCGAAGTCAATGCCGAAAAACTCGCTGCTATTGGCTTTTGCTATGGTGGTAAGGTTGTACTTGATTTAGCTCGCTCTGGTGCAGATATCAAAGCAGTTGCCACCTTCCATGCCGTATTAGCAACAAGTACACCAGCACAAAAAGATCAGATCAAAGCTGAAATTTTAGTTTTACACGGTGAGCTTGATAGCATGGTCACTTTAGATGACGTCGCGAGTTTCCGTCAAGAAATGCATGATGCTGAGGTCAGCCATGAAGTCATCATTTTCGAAGATGCTAAACATGGATTCAGCAATCCTCTAGCAGATGAACGTGCGAAGGCGAATAATGTTGACCTCGGTTATAACGCAGAAGCAGAACGCCAAGGCCTTGAAGCCATGTATGAGTTGTTAGATAAACATTTAAAGTGA
- the dkgB gene encoding 2,5-didehydrogluconate reductase DkgB, with protein MHIPQFGLGTFRLKDQVVIDSVKTALEVGYRAIDTAQIYENEAAVGQAIAESGVARQDLFLTTKIWVDHFAEDKLIPSLKDSLQKLRTDAVDLTLIHWPAPQLGVSIPAVMQLLLEAKQQGLTQQIGISNFNIALTQQAIDTIGAEHIATNQIELSPYLQNLKLANYLTQQDIDVTSYMTLAYGKVLNDPTLLEIATQHQATTAQIALAWALQQGYAVIPSSTKRENLISNLKAQDLTLSSEEMQLIAQLERNGREVNPEQWAPEWDQ; from the coding sequence ATGCATATCCCACAGTTTGGTTTAGGTACTTTCCGTCTTAAAGATCAAGTGGTGATTGATTCTGTTAAAACGGCGTTGGAAGTCGGTTATCGTGCAATTGATACAGCACAAATTTATGAGAATGAAGCTGCAGTCGGACAAGCGATTGCCGAAAGTGGTGTTGCACGCCAAGATTTATTTTTAACCACAAAAATTTGGGTTGATCACTTTGCAGAAGATAAATTGATCCCAAGCTTAAAAGACAGCTTACAGAAACTTCGCACTGATGCGGTTGACCTTACCTTGATTCACTGGCCCGCACCACAATTGGGTGTATCCATTCCAGCAGTGATGCAGTTGCTATTAGAAGCAAAACAACAAGGTTTGACCCAGCAAATAGGGATCTCGAACTTTAATATTGCCTTAACCCAGCAAGCGATTGACACCATTGGTGCCGAACACATCGCGACCAATCAAATTGAATTAAGTCCTTATCTACAAAATCTGAAGCTTGCGAATTATCTAACTCAGCAAGATATTGATGTGACTTCTTACATGACGCTTGCCTATGGCAAAGTCCTGAATGATCCAACCTTGCTTGAAATCGCAACACAACATCAAGCAACCACCGCACAAATTGCGTTAGCTTGGGCTTTACAGCAGGGTTATGCCGTGATCCCTTCTTCAACCAAACGTGAAAATTTAATCAGTAACTTAAAAGCACAAGATCTAACGCTGAGTTCTGAAGAAATGCAATTGATTGCTCAGCTTGAACGTAATGGTCGTGAAGTCAATCCTGAACAATGGGCACCTGAATGGGATCAATAA